In the Chroococcidiopsis sp. SAG 2025 genome, one interval contains:
- a CDS encoding alpha-2-macroglobulin, producing the protein MVRGVRIWWHFLLVLTLILGLVGCGTARLSENEPLPIVAPIPPPPLPSWIEQISPIGEAETKAQIRIRFKEALIPVESIDSSQDILKKFELYPPLPGQFRFLTPRMVGFQGDRALPKATRVRITLKAGLADLKNHRLDKDLAWTFSTEAIKLFNLPGIEPNSNSSSEPLGLQPTLKFTSNVELNLDSLAKQAQLVAEEKKQSVPPKIQLEKQEATEEDNSSQEKFDPTNRDWNYIIIPQQNLEKATRYRLEFARGLMPLHGNLPSTSTFATQVETYAPLAFDKIQYIGQADAGGAYGRFVQGSPQLQFNNGLVAESAIANITIQPAPKQSPRVVQAYEGNNIVNLNPYALEPATTYTVTLGANIKDKFGQTLGKSVTQKFTTGDVSPDIWVPSDLNIFPDRKDLQLNISTVNLPESRYKAAYKVVQPEDLVYIDSAYPRGDGNDLLPSPSSWQKFSVKGRKNQSLDTTVPLREKLGNSTGMLAYGVQARTNSYTENSNKQWREPTFYGLVQLTNLGVFSQWFPDSGLIRVHHLSDGASVANANVEIYESKLEAKSRTKALPCAVGKTDLTGTLPLNRQDLQNCMRGKEFNTPPKLLVIAREGQDWAFARNEEYSGSYGYGVDAGWNSNEIESRGTIFSDRQLYQPGEKVELIGVAYYLQSGAIKQDKNVAYQVTLENPNGEKTDLGTQTTNEFGTFSLELPLNSSQPLGYYSIRAKGESGAEISGEFRVAEFKPPNFKVELNLDKEFVLTDEKVAATAQSNYLFGAPVEGGKAQYYVTRSQTNFNPQGWEQFSFGRQWFWPEESPNITSDVLRSRQVLDVAGKSSQVVPVAQDLPYPMTYRVDVQISDVSNLSVADSRTFTALPSDRLIGLQSDFVADAGKSFPIQVVVTDPTGKVVTGQQVRIELQEMKYSSVTQVVEGSQTPHNQVEYKTVAQMQTSSGDTPQTVYLTPPASGSYRIRANFTNAKNESTATDTQIWVTGDNGVNWGDRYTNNRLELKLDKDSYQPGETATVLIQSPYPEAELYLAVVRHDTLYRTIIPVKGGAPQVQIQVTPDMLPNAAVEAVLVRQGTPISHVEPGSLENLVRIGFAPFKINLEDKYLKVQLNPEKRSLAPGEAQTVELQLQDTLGNPLQGQFAVMVVNEAVLQLSGYRPPDLVQTVYAEQPISTRFADNRPNVVLSPLSSPLDKGWGYGGGNSAGLASTRVRTNFQPLAYYNGAVQTDTSGKARVTFNLPDDLTTWRVMAVATDGDLRFGNGEETFIATKPLLSNPILPQFARIGDRFDAGLSVTNTTGQSGTLAIQGTVEGSVQFADNTSGKGRFSENVGSRTREILQNLPVQAQSGTSAYRFPFVANRAGKATVKFTTQLNGTTDAFAVPLEVKPLEVTEQVVESGVTSDRTSIPLNIDNNVVPDVGGLEISLASTPIANLTAPVRQVLDEEQLPFLEPAASQLAIAVNLQILSQQYGQTVTNFNPTEQANQALERLQKLQLPDGGFASLPGDKTSDPFVSPYAAEAIATAQTAGFELDAKMVNRLKTYLHKLLANPSQYDFCKESPCKERVRLAAAIALSELGNKQNDFLADIYNGRDRFDLVTKIKLARYLYLFPEWQQEAKILTNQLQEIVYETGRSAVVNLPSGWQWLNSPTTSQAQALRLFIDTKAKPEVLARLLQGLLTLRREGTWQTTYDNAEALAALVAYMRIETLHVTSLQPTPPNFTANVQLGGKNLTATQFEGYRKPSVDVSVPMTQLPRGQQNLTLKKSGRGMLHYLLAYRYRLQGEQPGRLNGLRVTREIRPANKTKALRRIGLYAPPEPLTVPVGQVFDIGLEIISDRPVDRVVITDPLPAGFEAIDTSFQTATPYFQPQQDSWEIGYQTIYRDRVVAYSDRLEPGVYQLHYLVRSVTPGTFLWSGAEAHLQYAPEEFGRCSSSRLVIQNSP; encoded by the coding sequence GTGGTTAGGGGCGTGAGAATTTGGTGGCATTTCTTGCTAGTATTAACACTTATACTAGGTCTAGTAGGATGCGGTACGGCACGACTGTCGGAAAACGAACCATTACCAATAGTTGCACCGATTCCACCGCCACCATTACCGAGTTGGATTGAACAAATTAGTCCGATTGGAGAAGCTGAAACAAAAGCCCAAATTCGGATTCGGTTTAAAGAGGCGCTAATTCCAGTTGAGAGTATTGATAGCAGCCAAGATATTTTAAAGAAATTTGAACTTTACCCACCTCTACCAGGACAATTTCGCTTTCTTACGCCTCGCATGGTGGGGTTTCAAGGCGATCGCGCTTTACCGAAAGCTACGCGGGTTAGAATTACCCTTAAAGCTGGATTGGCAGACTTAAAAAATCATCGTTTAGATAAGGATCTTGCTTGGACTTTCAGTACTGAAGCAATTAAGTTATTTAACTTACCAGGAATCGAGCCTAATTCAAACTCTTCATCTGAACCTTTGGGTTTGCAACCAACGCTGAAATTTACTTCTAATGTCGAACTGAATTTAGATTCTTTAGCAAAACAAGCGCAACTTGTAGCAGAAGAGAAAAAACAAAGCGTACCGCCGAAAATTCAGTTGGAGAAACAGGAAGCGACTGAGGAAGATAACTCATCTCAGGAGAAATTCGATCCTACTAATCGCGATTGGAATTATATCATAATACCACAACAAAATCTAGAAAAAGCAACTCGTTATCGCTTAGAATTTGCTCGTGGTTTGATGCCTTTGCACGGTAATTTACCCAGTACATCTACTTTTGCAACTCAGGTAGAAACTTACGCGCCTTTAGCATTCGATAAAATTCAGTATATCGGACAAGCTGATGCTGGTGGAGCTTACGGTAGATTTGTTCAAGGTAGCCCTCAATTACAATTTAATAATGGTTTGGTTGCAGAATCGGCGATCGCAAATATTACAATTCAGCCAGCACCTAAACAATCGCCTCGTGTGGTACAAGCTTATGAAGGCAATAATATCGTCAATCTCAATCCCTATGCTTTAGAACCAGCAACTACTTACACCGTAACTTTGGGAGCTAATATTAAAGATAAGTTTGGGCAAACTCTCGGTAAATCAGTCACGCAAAAATTTACCACAGGGGATGTTTCCCCCGATATTTGGGTTCCTTCAGATTTGAATATCTTTCCTGATAGGAAAGATTTACAATTAAATATTAGTACAGTTAATTTACCCGAATCACGGTACAAAGCAGCCTATAAAGTCGTACAACCAGAAGATTTAGTTTATATTGATTCCGCCTATCCTAGAGGTGATGGTAACGATTTACTTCCTTCTCCGAGTTCTTGGCAAAAGTTTTCTGTTAAAGGACGCAAGAATCAATCGCTTGATACGACTGTTCCTCTACGAGAAAAACTAGGTAACTCTACAGGAATGCTAGCTTATGGCGTGCAAGCACGGACTAATAGTTACACGGAAAACAGTAATAAACAATGGCGCGAACCAACGTTTTACGGATTAGTACAGTTAACTAATTTGGGTGTATTTAGTCAGTGGTTTCCCGATTCAGGTTTGATTCGAGTTCATCATCTTTCAGACGGTGCATCTGTAGCAAATGCAAATGTTGAAATTTACGAATCTAAATTAGAGGCAAAATCTAGAACTAAAGCCTTACCTTGTGCGGTTGGAAAAACCGATTTAACTGGAACTTTACCACTAAATCGTCAAGATTTGCAGAATTGTATGAGGGGTAAGGAGTTTAATACACCACCTAAGTTACTTGTAATTGCGCGTGAAGGTCAAGACTGGGCTTTTGCTCGGAATGAAGAGTATAGCGGTTCCTATGGCTACGGGGTTGATGCGGGATGGAATAGTAACGAAATTGAATCGCGTGGCACGATTTTCTCAGATCGTCAATTATACCAGCCAGGGGAAAAGGTTGAGTTGATTGGCGTAGCTTATTATTTACAAAGTGGTGCGATTAAACAAGATAAAAATGTAGCTTATCAAGTAACGTTAGAAAATCCAAATGGAGAAAAGACAGATTTAGGCACTCAAACTACAAATGAATTTGGTACGTTTTCTTTAGAACTACCTCTGAATTCCAGTCAACCTTTAGGGTACTATTCAATTCGTGCTAAAGGTGAAAGCGGTGCAGAAATTTCGGGTGAGTTTCGCGTGGCTGAATTTAAACCACCTAATTTTAAAGTAGAACTCAATTTAGATAAAGAGTTCGTTTTAACTGATGAAAAGGTTGCAGCTACAGCCCAAAGTAACTATTTATTTGGTGCGCCTGTAGAAGGAGGAAAAGCACAATATTACGTCACCCGCAGCCAAACTAATTTTAATCCTCAAGGCTGGGAACAATTTTCATTTGGACGACAGTGGTTTTGGCCCGAAGAAAGCCCTAATATTACTAGTGATGTATTGCGATCGCGTCAAGTTTTAGATGTAGCAGGGAAAAGCAGTCAAGTTGTCCCTGTAGCTCAGGATTTACCTTATCCGATGACCTATCGCGTGGACGTGCAGATATCGGATGTTTCCAATCTATCTGTAGCTGATTCTCGCACGTTTACGGCACTACCGAGCGATCGCCTTATTGGTTTGCAAAGCGATTTTGTCGCCGATGCTGGTAAATCTTTTCCAATACAAGTTGTCGTTACCGATCCTACAGGGAAAGTTGTCACGGGGCAACAAGTTCGGATTGAGTTGCAAGAAATGAAATACAGCAGCGTTACCCAGGTGGTGGAAGGTAGTCAAACCCCTCACAATCAGGTGGAATACAAAACGGTAGCACAAATGCAAACATCCTCTGGCGATACTCCTCAAACTGTTTACCTCACACCGCCAGCATCCGGTTCTTACCGCATCCGCGCCAACTTTACCAATGCTAAAAATGAAAGCACTGCTACCGATACGCAGATTTGGGTGACAGGCGATAATGGGGTAAACTGGGGCGATCGCTACACTAACAATCGTTTAGAACTGAAACTGGATAAAGATAGCTATCAGCCTGGGGAAACAGCCACGGTATTAATTCAGTCTCCTTACCCTGAAGCAGAGTTGTATTTGGCAGTTGTACGCCACGATACCCTCTATCGCACGATTATTCCGGTTAAAGGTGGTGCGCCGCAAGTTCAAATTCAAGTTACTCCAGATATGTTACCAAACGCCGCAGTCGAAGCGGTACTCGTGCGTCAAGGTACGCCTATATCTCATGTTGAACCAGGAAGTTTAGAAAATTTGGTACGAATTGGATTTGCACCTTTCAAGATTAATTTAGAGGATAAGTATTTAAAAGTGCAACTGAATCCCGAAAAGCGATCGCTTGCTCCTGGTGAAGCGCAAACTGTTGAATTACAATTACAAGATACGCTAGGCAATCCCCTGCAAGGACAGTTTGCTGTCATGGTAGTGAATGAAGCCGTATTGCAACTTAGCGGTTACCGACCACCAGATTTAGTACAAACAGTATACGCCGAACAACCAATTTCTACTCGCTTTGCCGATAATCGTCCCAATGTGGTTTTATCACCCCTTTCCTCTCCCCTCGATAAAGGTTGGGGTTACGGTGGCGGAAATTCGGCGGGGTTAGCAAGTACCCGCGTGCGGACAAACTTTCAACCGCTAGCTTACTATAATGGTGCGGTGCAGACAGATACCAGTGGCAAGGCGAGAGTCACGTTTAACCTACCCGATGATTTAACAACTTGGCGAGTCATGGCGGTTGCTACCGATGGCGATTTGCGTTTTGGTAACGGGGAAGAAACGTTTATTGCGACTAAACCACTATTATCTAATCCGATTCTGCCACAATTTGCCCGTATAGGCGATCGCTTTGATGCAGGTTTATCTGTCACCAATACTACAGGGCAATCGGGAACGCTAGCAATTCAAGGTACTGTAGAGGGTTCCGTACAATTTGCAGATAATACTTCTGGTAAGGGCAGGTTTAGCGAAAATGTTGGTAGTAGAACCAGAGAAATTTTACAAAACCTGCCCGTACAAGCGCAATCGGGTACAAGTGCTTATCGTTTCCCCTTTGTGGCTAATCGTGCGGGTAAAGCAACGGTAAAATTTACCACGCAATTAAATGGTACAACCGATGCTTTCGCCGTACCGTTGGAAGTCAAACCGCTAGAAGTGACAGAACAAGTGGTAGAGTCGGGAGTAACAAGCGATCGCACTTCCATACCCTTAAATATAGATAACAATGTCGTCCCCGATGTCGGCGGATTAGAAATTTCTCTTGCTAGTACGCCAATTGCTAATCTTACCGCGCCAGTTCGACAAGTTCTAGACGAGGAACAGTTGCCATTTTTAGAACCAGCCGCCAGTCAACTTGCGATCGCGGTGAATTTACAAATTCTTTCTCAACAATACGGGCAAACCGTGACTAATTTCAACCCTACTGAGCAAGCAAATCAAGCTTTAGAACGCTTGCAGAAACTTCAGTTACCCGATGGCGGTTTTGCTAGCTTACCTGGCGATAAAACATCCGATCCTTTTGTTTCTCCCTACGCAGCAGAAGCAATTGCTACAGCTCAAACCGCCGGATTCGAGCTTGATGCTAAGATGGTAAATCGTCTCAAAACTTACTTGCATAAACTCCTAGCAAATCCCAGTCAATACGATTTTTGTAAAGAGTCGCCGTGTAAAGAACGAGTACGCTTAGCAGCAGCGATCGCATTATCGGAACTAGGGAACAAGCAAAATGATTTTCTTGCCGATATTTATAACGGGCGCGATCGCTTCGATCTCGTTACCAAAATTAAATTAGCACGATACCTGTATCTATTCCCAGAATGGCAGCAAGAGGCAAAAATTCTTACCAATCAATTGCAAGAAATTGTCTACGAAACCGGACGCAGTGCAGTCGTAAACTTGCCTTCTGGTTGGCAGTGGTTGAATTCTCCTACCACAAGTCAAGCCCAAGCCTTACGATTATTTATTGATACTAAGGCAAAGCCTGAAGTTTTAGCTCGATTGTTACAAGGACTTTTGACGTTGCGAAGGGAAGGAACTTGGCAGACAACCTATGATAATGCTGAAGCACTTGCTGCTTTGGTGGCATATATGCGGATAGAGACGTTACATGTAACGTCTCTACAACCCACACCACCTAACTTTACTGCCAACGTGCAACTAGGAGGTAAAAATTTAACTGCGACTCAATTTGAAGGCTACCGCAAGCCTAGTGTAGATGTTTCCGTACCGATGACTCAGCTACCCCGTGGGCAACAAAATCTAACTTTGAAAAAATCCGGTCGCGGCATGTTACACTACCTACTTGCATATCGCTATCGCCTCCAGGGAGAACAACCAGGACGTTTAAACGGACTCAGGGTGACGCGAGAAATTCGTCCGGCTAACAAAACAAAAGCATTGCGGCGAATTGGGTTATATGCGCCTCCAGAACCCTTGACAGTTCCAGTCGGACAAGTGTTTGATATAGGCTTAGAAATAATTAGCGATCGCCCCGTGGATCGAGTTGTAATTACAGATCCTCTCCCTGCTGGATTTGAAGCTATCGATACGAGTTTCCAAACCGCTACGCCTTACTTCCAACCACAACAAGATAGCTGGGAAATTGGCTATCAAACAATATACCGCGATCGCGTGGTAGCCTATAGTGACAGACTAGAACCTGGAGTCTATCAACTTCATTATCTCGTGCGATCGGTCACTCCTGGTACGTTTCTTTGGTCTGGTGCAGAAGCACATTTACAATATGCCCCAGAAGAATTTGGGCGTTGTAGTTCTTCGCGGTTGGTGATTCAAAATTCGCCGTGA